In Erinaceus europaeus chromosome 10, mEriEur2.1, whole genome shotgun sequence, one DNA window encodes the following:
- the TMEM250 gene encoding transmembrane protein 250 has translation MQPMQTTPRPPLPASTAWAPMPVMPIPRRVRSFHGPHTTCFHAACGPVRASRLVRTKYNNFDVYIRARWLYGFIRFLLYFSCSLFTAALWGALTALFCLQYLGVRVLLRFQLKLSVLLLLLGRRRVDFRLLNELLVYAIHVTMLLVGGLGWCFMVFVDM, from the coding sequence ATGCAGCCTATGCAGACCACCCCCAGGCCGCCGCTGCCAGCTAGTACTGCCTGGGCCCCAATGCCGGTGATGCCCATCCCGCGGCGGGTGCGCTCTTTCCACGGCCCGCACACCACCTGCTTTCACGCAGCCTGCGGGCCGGTGCGCGCCTCACGCCTGGTCCGCACCAAGTACAACAACTTCGACGTGTACATCCGCGCCCGCTGGCTCTATGGCTTCATCCGATTCCTGCTTTACTTCAGCTGCAGCCTGTTCACCGCCGCGCTGTGGGGCGCCCTGACCGCCCTCTTCTGCCTCCAGTACCTGGGCGTGCGCGTCCTGCTGCGCTTCCAGCTCAAGCTGtctgtgctgctgctgctactgggcCGCCGGCGAGTGGACTTCCGCCTCCTCAACGAACTGCTGGTCTACGCCATCCACGTGACCATGCTGCTGGTCGGGGGCCTGGGCTGGTGCTTCATGGTCTTTGTGGACATGTGA